The sequence GCGCTTCGCGGCGGTGCCGGGCGTCGCCGAATCGACCAACGCGATCTACGCGTTCTTCATCGATCGCCTGCGCGGCCTGTTGCGCGAGCGCGGCTACACGGCAGGCGAAGTCGACGCGGTGCTGAGCCTGAACCCGACGCGCCTCGACGACATCGTCGCGCGCCTCGACGCGGTGCGCGAATTCACGCGCCTCGCGGAAGCCGAAGCGCTCGCGGCCGCGAACAAGCGGATCTCGAACATCCTGAAGAAGTCGGAAAGCGGCGCGAACGGCGCGGTGCAGCCGACGCTGTTCGTCGAAGCCGCCGAGAAGGCGCTCGCCGAGCAGCTCGCCGCGGTCACGCCGCGCGTGCAGTCGCAGCTCGAGGCGCGCGCGTACACGGGCGCCCTCTCCGCGCTCGCGGCGCTGCGCGCGCCCGTCGACGCGTTCTTCGACGACGTGATGGTCAACGCCGAGGACCCCGCGCTGCGCGCGAACCGGCTCGCGCTCCTGTCCGCGCTGCATCAGCAGATGAACTGCGTCGCGGACATCTCGAAGCTCGCCGCCTGAAGCCGGGGGCCACGCAATGCCGACCAGTCCCAGCAAGAAGCTCGTCGTCCTCGACCGCGACGGCGTCATCAACGTCGATTCGGACGCGTTCGTCAAGTCGCCCGACGAATGGATCGCGCTGCCCGGCAGCCTCGAGGCGATCGCGCGGCTCAACCACGCGGGCTACCGCGTCGTCGTCGCGACCAACCAGTCGGGCATCGGCCGGGGCCTGTTCGACATGGCGACGCTGAACGCGATGCATCTGAAAATGCATCGCGCGGCGGCCGCGGTCGGCGCACGGATCGACGCGGTGTTCTTCTGCCCGCACACCGCCGACGACCACTGCGACTGCCGCAAGCCGCAGCCGGGAATGATGAAGCTGATCGCCGAGCGCTTCGAGATCGATCCGCAGAACACGCCCGTCGTCGGCGATTCGCTGCGCGACCTGCAGGCGGGCGCGGCGCTCGGCTTCCGGCCGCACCTCGTGCTGACGGGCAAGGGCAAGAAGACGCTCGCCGCGGGCGGGCTGCCGCAAGGCACGCGCGTGCACGACGACCTGCGCGCGTTCGCGCTCGATTTCCTTTCCGAAGAACACGAGTGATGCCGACCCGCGCGCGTCCTCCCTCACCGTAACGTCACGCCGATGCGCTTCGCCCGCTCCCTGCTCCTATTCGTTTATTTCATCGTCTACACGGCGCTGTACGCGACCGCGTGCTTCATCGCGTTCCCGTTCCTGCGCCCGAACGCGCGCTACTGGATGGCGGCCGGCTGGTGCAAGTCGACGCTCTTCGTCGCGCGCTGGCTGAACGGCATCCGCTATCGCATCGAAGGCTACGAGAACCTGCCCGACGGCCCGGCCGTGCTGCTGCCGAAGCATCAGTCCGCGTGGGAGACGATCGCGCTGCCCGCGCTGATGCCGAAGCCGCTCTGCTACGTGTTCAAGCGCGAGTTGCTGTACGTGCCGTTCTTCGGCTGGGCGCTCGGGATGCTGCACATGGTCCACATCAACCGCAAGGACGGCAAGAACGCGTTCGATTCGGTGATTCGCCAGGGCCGCACGCGAATGGCGGACGGCGCGTGGGTCATCATGTTCCCCGAAGGCACGCGCACGCCGGTCGGCAGTCAGGGCAAGTACAAGACGGGCGGCGCGCGCTTCGCGATCGGCGCGGGCGCGCCCGTCGTGCCGATCGCCCACAACGCGGGACGCGTGTGGCCGCGCAACTCGTTTATGAAGTATCCCGGCACCGTCACGGTGTCGATCGGCAAGCCGATCGACACGCAAGGCCTCACCCCCGATCAATTGAACGAACGTGTCGAGAACTGGATCGAAGCGGAAATGCGCCGCATCGATCCGGACGCGTACCGGCACGAGCGCGACGGCGCACGCGGCGCCGCACGCTCGTCCGACGCCGCGCGTACCTGAAGTCAAGCGAGTTTCACCCATTGCGCACTGCCAAACGAAGCGAACTGATGCCGAAGCGTCCCAGGCCACGGCCGGCCGTCGTGGCTCTCGATCACCGCCAGCTCGACCTGCCGCTCTTCGACGGGCCGGCCGCCTCGGCGTCTCCCGCTTCCCCTTCCGCCGTTCCGCCCGCTTCGTCCGTTGCGCCCGCCGCACCCGCTGCGCCGCCCGACGCCGACCGCTCCCGTCGCCGCACGCTCGCGCTCGACGGCGGCGTCCTCGAATACAAGCTCAAGCGCTCGGCGCGCCGCACGATCGGCTTCGCGATCGACGGCAGCGGCCTCACGATCACCGCGCCGCGCTGGGTGACGCTCGCCGACATCGAAGCGGCGATCGCCGAGAAGCGTCGCTGGATCTTCAACAAGCTCGCCGAATGGCAGACGCGCGCCGAGCAGCGCGCGCTGCCGCAGATCGACTGGAAGGAAGGCGCGCAGATTCCGTACCTCGGCAAGCCCGTCACCATCGCGCTCGCGTCGGCGAAGGGCGCGCTCAGCTTCGACGCGGCCGCCGCGACGCTCGAGCTCGGGCTGCCCGCGCACGCGAGCGAGCAGCAGATCAAGGACCGCGTGCAGGGGTGGCTGCAGAGCGAAGCGAAGCGGATCTTCGGCGAGCGGCTGGCGGTGTATGCGCAGAAGCTCGGCGTCACGTATTCGATGTATGCGCTGTCGTCGGCCGCGACGCGCTGGGGCAGTTGCTCGAGCGACGGCAAGATCCGCCTGAACTGGCGGCTCGTCCACTTTCCGATGTCGATCGTCGATTACGTCGTCGCGCACGAGCTGTCGCATCTGCGCGAGATGAACCATAGCCCGGCGTTCTGGCAGACGGTCGAATCGATCTTTCCGGAATTCCGCGAAGCGCGGCATACGCTCAAGCATCATCCGCCGGAGCTGCTGCCGGCGCTCTGAGCGCGCGGCGCTCGCAAAAGCGCGCCGCCCGTCGCCCGATCGAAAGGGCGGCGGCCGAACGCGGCGAGCGGTAGCCCGGGGGACGCGGCCGCGCGCAACCGCAATCGGACATCGATTTTCGCGGCGCGCTTTCGATGCGGCAGGCGCCGCACCGATTCGATTCGGCGCTTCCGCGCCCGCCCCTCCTCTCGCCGCCGTCGTCCCGCGCCGCACGACCGATGCATGCGCCGACTCGCCCGCCTACGCCCGCGCGCGACGCGGCGCACGACGCGGCGCGTCGCCCGAACCGCGCCGCCGCCCGCGGAAGCGCGCGCAAGCGCGAACGCGAACGCGCCGCCGAGCTTCGCAGCCCGAGCAAAACGGGTTCATGAAAAGGAATCGTGGGAGAGGAAAAACGACTCGGCGCGCAGGCGCGAACGCATCGCGCGCCGGATGCGAGCCGGCGCGGAGCGCCGCAGCGCCCCGTGCGGCCGGACAGCGCTCAGTGGGACTTGCGCTGGATGAACTCGATCTTGTAGCCGTCCGGATCTTCGACGAACGCGATCACCGTCGTGCCGTGCTTCATCGGGCCGGCTTCGCGCGTGACCTTGCCGCCTTGCGCCTTGATCCGCTCGCACGCCTCGTACGCGTCGTCGACTTCGAGCGCGAGGTGGCCGAAGCCCGTGCCGAGGTCGTACGACTTCGTGTCCCAGTTGTGGGTGAGCTCGATGACCGTGTGGTCCCGCTCGTCGCCGTAGCCGACGAATGCAAGCGTGAATTTCCCGTCCGGATAGTCGTCGCGGCGCAGCAATTTCATGCCGAGCAGCTCGGTGTAGAACTTGATCGAGCGGTCGAGATCGCCGACTCGCAGCATCGTGTGAAGCAAACGCATGATGTACTCCGTGGGGACTTGCTTGAACGTGCGAATGTACCAGACCCGCGCGATTCTCGCCGGCCGCCGCACCGCCCATCCGGGCAGCGGAAGCCATGCACGACGGCAGGCGGCGCGCGGCGCGATCGGTTAAGATCGTCGCGGCAGGCAGCGGTGCGGCATGCGCGCCGCATCGCCGCCCGCCGCACCCCGCGACGAGGCCGCCCGCGCCGCGTCCCGCGACGAATCGAACCACCTTTCCGACAGCCGCTCCCCCGGCCCGCAAACCGTGCAAACCTTCTTCCTCGAACCGAGCTTGTCCGCCGAGCGCCCGGCCGCCGGCATATCCACGGCGCGCGCCACCGCGTTCGGGGGCGTCCGATGAGCGCCGTCGCCTACGCGCCGGCACGCCCGGCGCTCGATCTGCGCGCGATCGGCGTGATGATCCTGCTATGCGCGATCTGGGGCTTCCAGCAAGTCGCGATCAAGAGCGCGACGCACGCAATCCCGCCGATGCTCCAAGCCGGGCTGCGCTCGGCGATCGCGGCCGTCGGCGTGTGGGCGTGGGCGAGCGCGCGCGGCACGTCGCTCTTTCGCGCGGACGGCACGTTCGGCGCCGGCGTCGCCGCGGGCACGCTGTTCGCGGGCGAATTCGTCTGCCTCTTTTTCGGCCTCACGCTGACGAGCGCCGCGCGCATGGCGATCTTCCTCTACACCGCGCCGTGCTTCACCGCGCTCGGCCTGCACCTGTTCGCGCCGGGCGAGAAGATGCGCCGCATGCAATGGATGGGCGTCGCGATCGCGTTCTCGGGCATCGCGGTCGCATTCGCCGACGGCTTCGCGCGGCCGGCCGCGGGCGGCGCATCGACGCTCGCCGGGCTCGCGGGCGACGCGCTCGGCGTGCTCGGCGGCGTGATGTGGGCGGCGACGACGGTCGTCGTGCGCTCGACGTCGCTCGCGCGCGCGAGCGCGAGCAAGACGCTGTTCTACCAGCTGACGGTGTCGGCGGCGGCGCTGCTCGGGCTGGCCGTCGTCACCGGACAGACGACGCTCGCGAACGTGACGCCGCTCGCCGTCGCGAGCCTCGCGTATCAAGGCGTGATTGTCGCGTTCGCGAGCTATCTCGCATGGTATTGGCTGCTGACGCGCTATAGCGCGGCACGGCTTTCCGTGTTTACGTTTCTCGCGCCGCTCTTCGGCGTGAGCTTCGGCGTGCTGCTGCTCGGCGATTCGGTCGACGCACGCTTCGGCGCGGCGGCCGCGCTCGTGCTGGCGGGCATCGGGCTCGTCAACGCGCCGCCGAAAGGGGATCGCGGCAAGTAGGCGGGAAACGGAGGATTATCCGGCCGGCGGCCGTGGCGGGGCGCGTTGCAGATTTGCCGTTTAGCCGTTTAGTCGTTTTGCCGATCCGGCGGCTTCGTGGACACGCCGACATGCCGACACCGGCCGCGCGATCCCGCGACGCGCCGCCCTTTGCGCCGCCCGTCGCCGGCCGCCCGCCCCTCAGTCGCCCCTCAAGTCGCCTCTCAAGTCGCCTCTCAAGTCGCCTCTCAACCGCCCGTCCGCCGCACGGCGCCGGCCGCCTGCGCGACGCGCACGTACTCGTCGACGCCGACGTCTTCCGCGCGGCGCGCGAGATCGAAGCCGAGCGCGTCGAAATCCACCAGGTCGCGATAGCCCCCAAGCGTGTTGCGCAGCATCTTGCGGCGCTGCGAGAACGCGGCCGTCACCACTTCGCCGAGCACCGCGACGTCGACGTGAGGCAACTCGTGCGGCGCGTGCGGAATCATCCGCACGATCGCCGAATCGACCTTCGGCGGCGGCTGGAACGATTCGGGCGGCACATCGATCAGCTTGTCCATCGTGTAGCGGTACTGGAGCATCACCGACAGCCGGCTGAACGCCTTCGTGCCCGGCTCGGCGACCATCCGCTCGACGACTTCGTTCTGCAGCATGAAGTGCTGGTCGATCACGACGGGCGCGAACGACATCAAATGGAACAGCAGCGGGCTCGAGATGTTGTACGGCAGATTGCCGATGATCCGCAGCGACGGCGCGCCGCCCGGCCGCGCGAGCGAGCCGAAGTCGAACGCGAGCGCGTCGCCCGCGTGCAGCTCGAGCAGATCGCCGAAGCGCTCCTCGAGGCGTCCGATCAGGTCGCGATCGAGCTCGACCGCGTGCAGCGGCGAATCGGGCGTCGCGAGCCGCGCGATCACGGGCCCGGTGAGCGCGCCGAGGCCCGGACCGATCTCGACCATCCGCTCGCCGCGCTTCGGATCGATCGCCGCGACGATCGCGTCGATCACGCCGTGATCGACGAGAAAGTTTTGCCCGAAGCGCTTGCGCGCGAAATGCCCTTGGTGCTGTCTGCTGTTCGACATCGAGAGATAGAAAAACGAATGACGCGAAAACTCAGCCCGCGCGCCGATGGCGCGCCATCGTCACGGCGGTGTCGATCGCGGCGACGAGGCTGCCCGGATCGGCGCGGCCCGTGCCGGCGAGATCGAGCGCGGTGCCGTGATCGACCGACGTGCGGATGATCGGCAGGCCGAGCGTGACGTTGATGCCTTCGCCGAACGTCGCGTACTTGAGGACCGGCAGTCCCTGGTCGTGAAACATCGCGAGCACGCAATCCGCATGCTCGAGGTAGCGAGGCTGGAACAGCGTGTCGGCCGGGTACGGGCCGCGCGCGTCGATGCCCGCCGCCCGCGCGCGTTCGAGCGCCGGCTCAATCACGTCGATTTCCTCGCGGCCGAGATAACCGTTCTCGCCCGCGTGCGGATTCAGGCCCGTCACGAGGATGCGCGGCGCGGCAAGACCGAAGCTGCCGCGCAAGTCGCGATCGACGATCGCGAGCGTATCGGCAAGACCGTCGATCGTCAGCGCGGCCGACACGTCCTTGAGCGGCAGGTGCGTCGTCGCGAGCGCGACGCGCAGCGGGCGCTCGCCCGTGCCCGCGAGCATCATCACGACGCGCGGCGTGTGCGTGCGCTCGGCGAGATATTCGGTGTGAC comes from Burkholderia savannae and encodes:
- a CDS encoding lysophospholipid acyltransferase family protein, translated to MRFARSLLLFVYFIVYTALYATACFIAFPFLRPNARYWMAAGWCKSTLFVARWLNGIRYRIEGYENLPDGPAVLLPKHQSAWETIALPALMPKPLCYVFKRELLYVPFFGWALGMLHMVHINRKDGKNAFDSVIRQGRTRMADGAWVIMFPEGTRTPVGSQGKYKTGGARFAIGAGAPVVPIAHNAGRVWPRNSFMKYPGTVTVSIGKPIDTQGLTPDQLNERVENWIEAEMRRIDPDAYRHERDGARGAARSSDAART
- the gmhB gene encoding D-glycero-beta-D-manno-heptose 1,7-bisphosphate 7-phosphatase, with the translated sequence MPTSPSKKLVVLDRDGVINVDSDAFVKSPDEWIALPGSLEAIARLNHAGYRVVVATNQSGIGRGLFDMATLNAMHLKMHRAAAAVGARIDAVFFCPHTADDHCDCRKPQPGMMKLIAERFEIDPQNTPVVGDSLRDLQAGAALGFRPHLVLTGKGKKTLAAGGLPQGTRVHDDLRAFALDFLSEEHE
- a CDS encoding DMT family transporter — its product is MSAVAYAPARPALDLRAIGVMILLCAIWGFQQVAIKSATHAIPPMLQAGLRSAIAAVGVWAWASARGTSLFRADGTFGAGVAAGTLFAGEFVCLFFGLTLTSAARMAIFLYTAPCFTALGLHLFAPGEKMRRMQWMGVAIAFSGIAVAFADGFARPAAGGASTLAGLAGDALGVLGGVMWAATTVVVRSTSLARASASKTLFYQLTVSAAALLGLAVVTGQTTLANVTPLAVASLAYQGVIVAFASYLAWYWLLTRYSAARLSVFTFLAPLFGVSFGVLLLGDSVDARFGAAAALVLAGIGLVNAPPKGDRGK
- the rsmA gene encoding 16S rRNA (adenine(1518)-N(6)/adenine(1519)-N(6))-dimethyltransferase RsmA translates to MSNSRQHQGHFARKRFGQNFLVDHGVIDAIVAAIDPKRGERMVEIGPGLGALTGPVIARLATPDSPLHAVELDRDLIGRLEERFGDLLELHAGDALAFDFGSLARPGGAPSLRIIGNLPYNISSPLLFHLMSFAPVVIDQHFMLQNEVVERMVAEPGTKAFSRLSVMLQYRYTMDKLIDVPPESFQPPPKVDSAIVRMIPHAPHELPHVDVAVLGEVVTAAFSQRRKMLRNTLGGYRDLVDFDALGFDLARRAEDVGVDEYVRVAQAAGAVRRTGG
- the gloA gene encoding lactoylglutathione lyase, whose protein sequence is MRLLHTMLRVGDLDRSIKFYTELLGMKLLRRDDYPDGKFTLAFVGYGDERDHTVIELTHNWDTKSYDLGTGFGHLALEVDDAYEACERIKAQGGKVTREAGPMKHGTTVIAFVEDPDGYKIEFIQRKSH
- the pdxA gene encoding 4-hydroxythreonine-4-phosphate dehydrogenase PdxA, whose product is MSASPQPLRIAITTGEPAGVGPELTARALADAATRWPDARFTVLGDANLIAQRAAAVGVDWVRVTAGGANADVAGAHVGNAHVADAHVADAHVAVVHRALAAPAEAGKLNPANGRYVLDLLDAAIDGALAGEYDAIVTAPLQKSTINDAGVPFTGHTEYLAERTHTPRVVMMLAGTGERPLRVALATTHLPLKDVSAALTIDGLADTLAIVDRDLRGSFGLAAPRILVTGLNPHAGENGYLGREEIDVIEPALERARAAGIDARGPYPADTLFQPRYLEHADCVLAMFHDQGLPVLKYATFGEGINVTLGLPIIRTSVDHGTALDLAGTGRADPGSLVAAIDTAVTMARHRRAG
- a CDS encoding M48 family metallopeptidase; amino-acid sequence: MPKRPRPRPAVVALDHRQLDLPLFDGPAASASPASPSAVPPASSVAPAAPAAPPDADRSRRRTLALDGGVLEYKLKRSARRTIGFAIDGSGLTITAPRWVTLADIEAAIAEKRRWIFNKLAEWQTRAEQRALPQIDWKEGAQIPYLGKPVTIALASAKGALSFDAAAATLELGLPAHASEQQIKDRVQGWLQSEAKRIFGERLAVYAQKLGVTYSMYALSSAATRWGSCSSDGKIRLNWRLVHFPMSIVDYVVAHELSHLREMNHSPAFWQTVESIFPEFREARHTLKHHPPELLPAL